The Deltaproteobacteria bacterium genome window below encodes:
- a CDS encoding FmdE family protein, whose protein sequence is MEDFETLLKGSAQAHGHLCAGQVIGVRMAMLGCNLIGLDEPSKMPQIKSLVVYVEIDRCATDAIAFVTGVKLGRRSLKYVDNGIMAATFVNLDTGRAFRVRSRETSRDAVDKYAPGIEDKRKQQLEAYKKMPLDALFEVQAVVVDVPFSDMPGPTQFKAVCEVCGVTVRDKREVFKAGKIQCRNCAGGAYFSLSSL, encoded by the coding sequence ATGGAAGATTTTGAGACCCTGTTGAAAGGCTCGGCCCAAGCCCACGGTCATCTGTGTGCGGGACAGGTCATCGGCGTGCGCATGGCCATGCTGGGCTGCAACCTGATCGGATTGGACGAGCCCTCGAAGATGCCGCAGATAAAATCCCTGGTGGTGTACGTGGAGATCGACCGCTGCGCCACCGATGCGATTGCCTTTGTCACGGGTGTAAAATTGGGGCGGCGCTCCCTGAAATATGTGGACAACGGCATCATGGCGGCCACCTTTGTCAACCTCGATACGGGCAGGGCCTTCAGGGTGCGTTCCAGGGAGACTTCGCGCGATGCCGTGGATAAATACGCTCCCGGTATCGAGGATAAAAGAAAACAGCAGCTGGAAGCTTATAAAAAAATGCCTTTGGACGCGCTTTTCGAAGTTCAGGCCGTGGTCGTGGACGTTCCTTTCAGCGATATGCCCGGTCCGACGCAGTTCAAGGCTGTCTGCGAGGTTTGCGGCGTGACGGTCAGGGACAAGCGGGAAGTTTTCAAAGCAGGAAAGATTCAGTGCCGCAACTGTGCCGGCGGAGCCTATTTCTCCTTGTCTTCGTTGTAA
- a CDS encoding LysR family transcriptional regulator, whose amino-acid sequence MTAYRIKSSHWIVDEKNRIVMGEGRLAILDRIESTGSINQAAKSLRMSYKTAWSKIKSTEGHLKIKIVETDRNKGTRLTRDGKALLEKYRGLKKECVAADDRIFKRIFEP is encoded by the coding sequence ATGACGGCTTATAGAATAAAATCAAGCCACTGGATAGTGGATGAAAAGAACCGCATCGTAATGGGTGAAGGCAGACTGGCCATACTGGACCGCATCGAAAGCACGGGCTCCATCAACCAGGCCGCCAAATCCCTGCGCATGTCCTACAAAACCGCCTGGAGCAAGATCAAGTCCACGGAAGGCCACCTCAAGATCAAAATTGTCGAGACGGACAGAAACAAGGGCACACGGCTGACCCGGGATGGAAAGGCGCTGCTCGAAAAATACCGCGGGCTCAAAAAGGAATGCGTGGCTGCCGACGACCGGATCTTCAAACGCATTTTCGAGCCGTAG
- a CDS encoding HD domain-containing protein, with product MVPSAQTCYQLIEEMGMLDHIVSHSEQVCRVALCLTDRLDGRFSALDRHLVIASALLHDITKTRSFETGENHALTGEQLLKERGYPEVGRVVGRHVHIPAGDLLQVPDEAQIVNYADKRVLHDEVVSLERRMHYIVERYGRTAEHRQRIMSLWEQSRMLEKRLFTHIDFAPEVLRAHLGPWQRPAPLNGGR from the coding sequence ATGGTGCCATCAGCCCAGACGTGCTATCAATTGATTGAAGAGATGGGGATGCTCGATCACATCGTGTCCCATTCCGAACAGGTTTGCCGGGTGGCTCTTTGCCTCACCGACCGCCTCGACGGGCGTTTCTCCGCGTTGGACCGCCATCTCGTCATCGCATCGGCACTGTTGCACGACATCACCAAGACGAGAAGTTTTGAAACCGGCGAAAATCACGCTCTGACGGGCGAACAGCTCTTGAAGGAGCGCGGATACCCTGAAGTGGGGCGTGTCGTTGGACGGCACGTGCATATCCCCGCCGGGGACCTTCTGCAGGTCCCCGATGAAGCGCAGATCGTCAACTATGCCGACAAGCGTGTTCTGCATGACGAGGTGGTCTCGCTGGAACGGCGCATGCACTACATTGTCGAGCGCTATGGCCGGACAGCGGAACACCGGCAGCGTATCATGTCCTTGTGGGAACAATCACGGATGCTGGAAAAACGCTTGTTTACTCATATCGATTTTGCGCCGGAGGTGTTGCGTGCACATTTGGGCCCGTGGCAGAGACCTGCGCCGCTGAACGGCGGGCGGTAG
- a CDS encoding MFS transporter, with protein MDKSKKAIWGWAMYDWANSAFACTVMAGFFPVFFKQYWSHGVDVNMSTAQLGIGNSLASLLVALMAPVLGAIADKGSSRKKFLVFFCYLGVLMTAALFTVNQGQWALAVFFYAMGIIGFSGSNIFYDSLLPSISDENNIDFVSGLGFAMGYLGGGLLFLINVLMTLMPQKFGLPDAGAAVRYSFISVAVWWGGFALMTIFWVPEKHTSAAAKKGLSPIAEGFGQLADTFKKIRHLKTIMLFLVAYWFYIDGVDTIIRMAVDYGMSLGFDSNDLILALLITQFVGFPSAIVFGKLGQKWSVRKSIYLAIAIYIGVTVWGTMMTQKHEFYILAIVIGLVQGGIQALSRSYYSRLIPTEKAAEYYGFYNMLGKFAAILGPLLIGIVGLATRHALMPPAPTPEQVVAVGRIASRWGIGSILILFFIGAFLLHLVDEEKAKIDLTFLSE; from the coding sequence ATGGACAAAAGCAAGAAAGCGATCTGGGGCTGGGCCATGTACGACTGGGCCAATTCTGCATTTGCATGTACGGTAATGGCCGGCTTCTTTCCGGTTTTCTTCAAACAATACTGGAGCCATGGCGTCGACGTCAACATGAGCACCGCGCAGCTGGGTATCGGCAACTCCCTGGCAAGCCTGCTGGTAGCACTGATGGCGCCGGTTCTCGGGGCCATCGCCGACAAGGGGTCTTCGAGAAAAAAATTCCTGGTTTTCTTCTGCTATTTAGGTGTGCTGATGACCGCCGCGCTCTTCACCGTCAATCAGGGTCAATGGGCGCTGGCGGTATTTTTCTATGCCATGGGCATCATCGGTTTCTCCGGCTCGAATATTTTTTACGATTCGCTGCTTCCAAGCATAAGCGACGAAAACAATATCGATTTCGTATCCGGCCTGGGGTTTGCCATGGGATACCTCGGGGGAGGCCTGCTGTTTCTTATCAATGTGCTCATGACCCTGATGCCGCAAAAATTCGGTCTGCCCGACGCCGGTGCAGCCGTGCGCTATTCCTTTATATCCGTGGCTGTTTGGTGGGGAGGTTTCGCGCTGATGACCATTTTCTGGGTCCCTGAGAAGCATACGTCCGCCGCCGCAAAAAAGGGCCTAAGCCCTATAGCGGAAGGATTTGGTCAACTCGCAGACACCTTTAAAAAAATCAGGCACCTGAAAACCATCATGCTGTTCCTCGTGGCCTACTGGTTCTACATCGACGGCGTGGACACCATCATCCGCATGGCGGTTGATTACGGCATGTCCCTCGGTTTCGACTCCAACGACCTTATCCTGGCCCTGCTCATCACCCAGTTCGTGGGGTTTCCGTCGGCCATCGTCTTCGGCAAACTCGGCCAGAAGTGGAGCGTTCGGAAATCCATTTACCTGGCCATTGCCATTTATATCGGCGTCACCGTCTGGGGCACCATGATGACCCAGAAGCACGAATTCTACATCCTGGCCATTGTCATCGGCCTGGTGCAGGGAGGCATCCAGGCCCTCAGCCGTTCCTATTATTCCCGTTTGATCCCTACAGAAAAGGCCGCAGAGTACTATGGCTTCTACAACATGCTGGGAAAATTTGCAGCGATTCTCGGCCCCCTTCTGATCGGGATTGTCGGCCTGGCAACGCGACACGCACTGATGCCCCCCGCCCCCACCCCCGAACAGGTCGTTGCCGTGGGAAGAATTGCCTCGCGTTGGGGTATCGGTTCCATCCTCATCCTGTTTTTCATCGGGGCGTTTCTGCTCCACTTGGTGGACGAGGAAAAGGCCAAAATAGACCTGACGTTTCTATCCGAATAG
- a CDS encoding GAF domain-containing protein: protein MNPLRTRRYPFYISIATLVVAVIASLSGVFLWISDKESSATAISLADRLFTEVNDKVAERYENALQSVSILATSASLMPAMTRRPEKDGLSHPGLAFMVKALESFDYLLSMYAGYEDGSFIQVTASRGHAGVNVSYGAPENTFYIIRTISPDPNADLRQCWTYMDRNRNLIASRLERGAHYDPRRRPWYIDAVKAGETVYTDPYIFSATKLPGITCTRQLLDAGGVFGADITLERFSESLARQRISDNSDMFLFDDSGRVLAHPAEKTIKSTVSRKEGLSIEGARFLKEAESRDAVLKAVMASYASARGIPVNKTEMMTIQDRPYLVRLSPMESSHGLEEIIGSAAPLSDFNGHIRRMQTRITLFSLAVLVIALPAVLFLSRRLAGSMMRLEKEAQKIQQFDFSESPPFDSAIKEMHSLIKAFRLMKATIRQRTEALIATQGKLEKLVQGGISLSAERNLTKLLEQIFISARDLARADGGSLYLRGEDDVLRFEIMQTGSKMAHYAQDPDGEGIMSDIPLYKPGTGAENHMNVASHAVLSGDTVRISNIGNERRFNLSNEYRFNELSGTESISFIAVPLKTRQGKTIGVLQLFNARMPDTEAVVPFEGESVRFVESLAAQAAVALNNQQLLEAQRNLFNALIQMLAGAIDAKSPYTGGHCARVPEVAVMLAEAASMTEDGPFADFKMDSEDARREFHVAAWLHDCGKVTTPEYVVDKATKLETIYNRIHEIRTRFEILWRDAEIDYYKKCLETGENEADLRAEMESEQEWIREAFAFVATCNIGGEFMGDEKVQRLQQISRRTWLRHLDDRLGLSQEETGRMSAEPPEDLPAKEYLLTDKRFHIIPRGMADPFDGNRYGFKMDIPQNLYNHGELYNLSIRKGTLTDEERFKINEHIIQTIIMLNKLPFPDYLSRVPEFAGAHHETMIGTGYPKRLRKEEMSIPARIMAIADIFEALTAADRPYKKAKTLSEALRIMSFMRNDRHIDADLFDLFLTSGACMRYAEKFLEPGQIDMVDFRDYLQSP, encoded by the coding sequence ATGAACCCTCTGCGTACCAGGCGCTACCCGTTTTATATCAGCATCGCCACCCTGGTGGTGGCCGTCATTGCCTCGCTGTCAGGCGTTTTCCTGTGGATCAGTGACAAGGAAAGCTCGGCAACGGCCATTAGCCTGGCCGACCGTTTATTTACCGAAGTCAACGACAAGGTGGCGGAGCGATATGAAAATGCGCTGCAATCCGTTTCCATCCTGGCGACTTCGGCCTCGCTAATGCCCGCCATGACCCGGCGACCGGAAAAAGACGGTCTCTCCCACCCGGGGTTGGCCTTCATGGTCAAGGCGCTGGAGAGCTTCGACTACCTCCTTTCCATGTATGCGGGATACGAAGACGGCAGTTTCATACAGGTAACGGCTTCAAGGGGCCATGCCGGCGTCAATGTCAGCTATGGTGCCCCCGAAAACACCTTTTACATCATCCGCACCATTTCACCGGACCCGAACGCCGATTTACGCCAATGTTGGACCTACATGGACCGCAACCGGAATCTGATCGCTTCACGCCTGGAACGCGGGGCCCATTACGACCCACGCCGCCGGCCGTGGTACATCGATGCGGTCAAAGCGGGTGAAACCGTCTACACAGACCCATACATATTCAGCGCCACCAAACTGCCCGGTATCACCTGCACCAGGCAACTTTTGGATGCCGGTGGCGTTTTCGGCGCCGACATCACCCTGGAACGCTTCTCTGAATCGCTGGCCCGGCAGCGGATCTCCGACAACAGCGACATGTTTCTGTTCGACGATTCAGGAAGAGTACTGGCCCACCCGGCTGAAAAAACGATAAAGTCGACAGTCTCCCGCAAGGAGGGGCTTTCCATCGAAGGCGCCCGTTTTCTCAAAGAGGCGGAAAGCCGTGACGCCGTCCTCAAGGCGGTGATGGCCTCCTACGCCAGCGCTCGGGGTATTCCGGTCAATAAAACCGAAATGATGACAATCCAAGACCGTCCCTACCTGGTGCGGTTGTCGCCTATGGAGTCATCGCACGGGTTGGAGGAAATTATCGGTAGTGCGGCCCCGTTGTCGGACTTCAATGGACACATTCGCCGCATGCAGACCAGAATCACCCTGTTTTCGCTGGCAGTGCTGGTAATTGCCCTGCCGGCGGTGCTTTTTCTGTCGAGACGCCTGGCGGGCTCGATGATGCGCCTGGAAAAGGAAGCTCAGAAGATCCAACAATTCGACTTTTCGGAATCCCCTCCCTTCGACTCGGCCATCAAAGAGATGCATTCCCTCATCAAGGCCTTCCGGCTGATGAAGGCAACCATACGGCAACGAACGGAAGCGCTGATCGCCACCCAGGGAAAGCTCGAAAAACTGGTGCAGGGCGGCATCTCCCTTTCCGCCGAACGGAACCTGACCAAACTTCTCGAGCAGATTTTCATCTCCGCCCGCGACCTCGCAAGAGCGGACGGCGGTTCGCTCTATCTGCGCGGTGAAGACGATGTGCTTAGGTTCGAGATTATGCAGACCGGTTCGAAAATGGCGCACTACGCGCAAGATCCGGACGGTGAAGGAATCATGTCGGACATCCCTCTTTACAAACCCGGGACAGGGGCCGAAAACCATATGAACGTCGCGAGTCACGCTGTTCTTTCCGGAGACACCGTTCGGATCAGCAACATCGGGAATGAGCGCCGTTTCAATCTTTCCAACGAGTACCGTTTCAACGAACTTTCCGGAACCGAGAGCATCAGCTTCATCGCCGTGCCGCTCAAGACGCGGCAGGGAAAAACCATCGGCGTGCTGCAGCTTTTCAATGCCCGCATGCCGGACACCGAAGCCGTCGTCCCCTTTGAAGGCGAAAGCGTCAGGTTCGTGGAATCCCTGGCAGCTCAGGCGGCGGTCGCCCTCAACAACCAGCAGCTGCTCGAAGCCCAGCGCAACCTCTTCAATGCGCTGATACAGATGCTTGCGGGCGCCATTGACGCCAAATCCCCTTACACGGGGGGACATTGCGCCCGCGTTCCCGAGGTGGCCGTCATGTTGGCCGAGGCGGCCAGCATGACCGAAGACGGCCCTTTTGCAGACTTCAAGATGGATTCCGAAGATGCACGGCGCGAGTTTCACGTGGCGGCCTGGCTGCACGACTGCGGCAAGGTAACCACCCCTGAATACGTAGTGGACAAGGCCACCAAACTGGAAACCATATACAACCGCATCCACGAAATCCGCACACGCTTTGAAATTCTATGGCGGGATGCGGAGATCGACTACTACAAAAAATGCCTGGAAACCGGTGAGAACGAGGCCGATCTGAGGGCCGAAATGGAAAGCGAACAAGAGTGGATCAGGGAGGCGTTCGCCTTTGTAGCCACCTGCAATATCGGCGGTGAATTCATGGGCGACGAAAAGGTGCAGCGGCTGCAGCAGATCTCCCGCCGCACGTGGCTGCGTCACCTGGACGACCGCCTGGGCCTTTCCCAGGAGGAAACCGGCAGGATGTCCGCCGAGCCGCCGGAGGATCTCCCGGCAAAAGAATACCTGCTGACCGACAAACGGTTCCACATCATACCACGCGGTATGGCCGACCCCTTCGATGGCAACAGATACGGTTTCAAAATGGACATTCCCCAAAACCTCTACAACCACGGCGAACTGTACAACCTCAGCATCCGCAAGGGCACCCTCACCGATGAGGAACGGTTTAAAATCAACGAACATATCATCCAGACCATCATCATGCTCAACAAGCTGCCCTTTCCCGATTACCTGAGCAGGGTACCCGAGTTTGCCGGAGCCCATCACGAAACCATGATCGGCACGGGATATCCCAAGCGGCTCAGGAAGGAGGAGATGTCCATACCTGCCAGGATCATGGCCATAGCCGACATCTTCGAAGCCCTGACAGCTGCGGACCGCCCCTACAAAAAGGCCAAAACCCTGAGCGAGGCTTTGCGCATCATGAGTTTCATGCGCAACGACCGGCACATCGACGCCGATCTGTTCGATCTTTTTCTAACCAGCGGCGCCTGCATGCGGTATGCTGAAAAATTTCTGGAGCCGGGGCAGATAGACATGGTAGACTTCCGGGATTATCTCCAATCGCCATGA
- a CDS encoding glycerophosphodiester phosphodiesterase, which produces MRKLLETLLLSVVDAFFAARPQPKPALPVLERCKIISHRGQHDNRTVFENTLNAFDRAIQAGVWGIEFDIRWTRDLKPVVFHDRDLSRLFGEPLVVGEADFQDLRARFPMIPSLEEVLARYGRRVHLMVELKEETYPRPERQAENLSALLSPLKPVKDYHFLSLVPEMFRHVGFVPAAALLPVAETNIRTLSRLALARGYAGVAGHYLLVGRRTAALHAAAGQCVGTGYPRSANCLFREANRGVEWIFSNHAVAMQRVVDDCRHRLESGTAGR; this is translated from the coding sequence ATGCGTAAGCTGTTGGAAACATTATTGCTTTCGGTAGTGGATGCCTTCTTTGCCGCGCGACCTCAGCCGAAACCGGCTCTGCCGGTTCTAGAGAGGTGTAAAATCATTTCTCACCGCGGCCAGCATGACAACAGAACCGTCTTCGAGAATACGCTGAACGCTTTTGACAGAGCGATACAGGCCGGTGTGTGGGGGATCGAATTCGACATCCGCTGGACGCGCGACCTCAAGCCCGTCGTTTTTCATGACAGGGATCTTTCAAGACTATTCGGCGAGCCGCTGGTTGTCGGTGAAGCTGATTTTCAGGATCTGCGCGCGCGATTCCCCATGATTCCGTCCCTTGAAGAAGTGCTTGCAAGGTATGGACGGCGGGTACACCTGATGGTGGAACTCAAGGAGGAGACCTATCCCCGCCCTGAACGCCAGGCGGAAAACCTGTCCGCCCTTTTGTCCCCGTTGAAGCCCGTAAAGGACTACCATTTCCTTTCCCTTGTTCCGGAAATGTTCAGGCATGTCGGTTTTGTGCCCGCCGCAGCATTGCTTCCGGTGGCGGAGACCAATATAAGAACCTTAAGCCGCTTGGCACTGGCCCGGGGGTATGCCGGCGTCGCCGGCCATTACCTGCTTGTGGGCAGAAGGACGGCCGCTCTGCATGCGGCGGCCGGGCAGTGTGTGGGAACGGGCTATCCCCGATCGGCAAACTGTCTTTTCAGGGAGGCCAACCGCGGTGTGGAATGGATTTTCTCCAACCATGCCGTGGCGATGCAGCGGGTTGTCGACGATTGCAGACACAGGCTGGAAAGCGGGACGGCGGGAAGATGA
- a CDS encoding acyltransferase, producing the protein MKLLSHTIRGTLALALYVINTFFFCVPLFAVALLKVAVPFAPWRRLCSRALNGIAGGWIGVNIFNQNFFSSTPIHVSGPLSLDPDGWYLVMANHQSWVDILVLQRIFHSRIPMLKFFLKKELIWVPLLGLAWWALDFPFMKRYSKSFLEKNPHLRGKDIEITKRTCQRFKTIPVSIMNFVEGTRFTVQKHSLQGSPYTHLLKTKAGGIALVLTAMGEQIRTILDVTIAYPGRSGSFWRYISGGIPEIRVAVRPLPVDPSLMGNYAMDDDFRTRFQTWLNELWAAKDARMGRMLSLNAATVRTRAQNEECPRNEVPEAQG; encoded by the coding sequence ATGAAGTTATTATCGCACACAATACGTGGTACGCTGGCTCTGGCGCTCTATGTCATCAACACGTTTTTTTTCTGCGTGCCGCTTTTCGCCGTGGCCCTCTTGAAGGTGGCCGTGCCGTTCGCCCCCTGGCGCAGGCTGTGCAGCCGGGCACTAAACGGCATTGCCGGCGGATGGATCGGGGTCAACATTTTCAATCAGAATTTTTTTTCCTCGACACCCATACACGTGAGCGGCCCGTTGTCTCTGGATCCCGATGGTTGGTACCTGGTTATGGCCAATCATCAATCCTGGGTGGACATACTCGTCTTGCAACGCATCTTCCACTCCCGCATTCCCATGCTGAAATTTTTTCTAAAAAAGGAGTTGATCTGGGTTCCGCTGCTGGGGCTGGCCTGGTGGGCGCTGGATTTTCCATTCATGAAACGCTATTCGAAATCGTTTCTTGAAAAAAATCCGCATCTCAGGGGCAAAGACATCGAAATCACCAAACGGACCTGCCAGAGATTTAAAACCATCCCGGTGTCAATTATGAACTTCGTGGAAGGTACCCGCTTCACGGTGCAAAAGCACAGCCTGCAGGGCTCCCCCTACACTCACCTGCTGAAAACCAAAGCGGGGGGAATCGCTTTGGTGCTGACGGCCATGGGGGAACAAATCCGCACCATTCTGGATGTCACCATTGCCTACCCCGGCAGGTCAGGCAGCTTCTGGCGGTACATTTCGGGCGGAATTCCGGAAATCAGGGTCGCTGTCAGGCCCCTGCCCGTTGATCCTTCGCTGATGGGCAACTATGCCATGGATGACGATTTTCGGACCCGTTTTCAAACCTGGTTAAACGAGCTGTGGGCTGCAAAGGATGCACGCATGGGCCGTATGTTGTCCCTGAACGCTGCAACTGTCCGAACCCGCGCGCAAAACGAGGAATGTCCGCGCAATGAAGTACCAGAGGCGCAAGGCTGA
- the mtnP gene encoding S-methyl-5'-thioadenosine phosphorylase, translated as MPVVGIIGGSGLDDHDILENADVLDVETPFGKPSSKLATGRIAGQDVVLLSRHGTRHQLSPTQVNNRANIHALKEAGVTHILATTACGSLRRKIDRGHFVIIDQFIDFTRFRKTTFFDSFEGGARHTAMAEPFDAALRRVLYRTSVDLGYPTHDGGTVVTIEGPRFSTRAESCMFRAWGADIINMSIAPEAVLANEAEIPYAAVAMSTDYDCWKEDEDPVSWEEILTVFNKNAERVKQLLVKVIEKIE; from the coding sequence ATGCCAGTGGTGGGTATCATCGGCGGGTCCGGACTGGACGACCATGACATTCTCGAAAATGCCGACGTATTGGATGTGGAAACACCCTTCGGTAAACCTTCCTCAAAACTGGCAACGGGCCGCATAGCAGGCCAAGACGTCGTGCTGCTTTCCCGTCATGGAACCCGCCATCAGTTGAGCCCGACCCAGGTCAACAACCGGGCCAACATCCATGCCCTCAAGGAGGCGGGGGTAACCCATATCCTGGCCACAACCGCCTGCGGCAGTCTTCGCCGCAAAATAGATCGGGGGCATTTTGTCATCATCGACCAGTTTATCGACTTTACGCGTTTCAGAAAAACCACTTTTTTCGATTCCTTCGAAGGGGGCGCCAGACACACGGCCATGGCCGAACCCTTCGATGCGGCCCTGAGGCGTGTACTTTACAGGACCTCGGTCGATCTCGGTTATCCCACCCATGACGGCGGAACCGTTGTCACCATCGAAGGCCCCCGCTTTTCCACCAGGGCCGAATCCTGCATGTTCAGGGCCTGGGGGGCGGACATCATCAACATGTCGATCGCTCCCGAAGCAGTGCTGGCCAACGAGGCGGAAATACCTTACGCCGCCGTTGCCATGTCCACCGACTACGACTGCTGGAAGGAAGATGAAGATCCGGTATCATGGGAAGAAATCCTGACCGTGTTCAATAAAAATGCCGAAAGGGTGAAACAGTTGCTGGTCAAGGTCATTGAAAAAATAGAATGA
- a CDS encoding adenine phosphoribosyltransferase gives MNLKDTIRSIPGWPIEGVIFRDLTTLMQNPAAFKDACDVFYDRYRDRGIDKVVGIDARGFVFGAVLAYRLGLGFVPVRKKGKLPYKTIEESYSLEYGENVVEMHADAIEKGERVVIIDDLIATGGTIEAAVKLVRKLGGDILECGFIVELPDLKGREKIKDEYVFAMCAFEGE, from the coding sequence ATGAACTTAAAAGATACCATTCGATCCATACCCGGATGGCCGATCGAAGGCGTTATTTTCAGAGATCTCACGACCCTCATGCAGAACCCGGCGGCATTCAAGGACGCCTGTGACGTTTTTTACGACCGCTACCGGGATCGGGGCATCGACAAGGTGGTCGGCATCGACGCCCGGGGATTCGTATTCGGAGCCGTGCTGGCATACCGTTTGGGCCTTGGTTTCGTGCCGGTTAGAAAAAAGGGCAAGCTTCCCTATAAAACGATCGAGGAAAGCTATTCACTGGAATACGGTGAAAATGTCGTTGAAATGCACGCAGACGCCATCGAAAAAGGCGAGCGCGTGGTTATCATCGACGATCTCATCGCCACCGGCGGCACCATAGAGGCGGCCGTAAAACTGGTTAGAAAGCTGGGAGGCGATATTCTGGAATGTGGATTTATCGTCGAGCTGCCGGACCTGAAAGGGCGTGAGAAAATAAAAGACGAATACGTCTTTGCCATGTGCGCGTTCGAAGGCGAATAA